Within Elusimicrobiota bacterium, the genomic segment TTCTTTATAGCGGAAAGAAAAACACCAGCGGCCAAACTAACTATCACGGCTACTATCCCGAGAATCCTATTTCTCCATGCAAAATATGTGCCGTACTTTGTTTTATCTATAGTATCACTCATCAAACTCGCCCATGCGGGAACAATGAACGCAACACTGGAACCGGATATCACTGCAAGAATAAGGAATGTTTCGATTCTAATGCTTTGCGGTAACATAATTATGAACGCCATCAATAACAACGCAGTTGCCTGCATCGCAACGCCAATTACCGTAAATTTTACGCGGCTGCCGACAAGGTCGGTAACCTCTGCGGAACGCAGCTGTAAAACCGCGCCTGCCAGCTGAGGTAGTGCGGAAAGCAAGCCTATAACAAAGTTGCTTGCTCCAACCAGGATCGCGAACGGTGACATATAACTTGATGTCAACCCGACCATCACTGTACTGAAAAATCCGTCGTAGAATGATGCACGCAAGCTTGTCTTCTGTGTCATACTTTACAACCTATCTCATAACTCAATATCAACCACCCGGTTTTCTTTCCGTGCTTTCTCCGCAGCGAAGACCATAAGGTGTGACTCCAGCGTTTCCTTCGGCCCGGAAAGGATCGTAGAAGGATCGTCTTTGATTAACGCATCAAGGAAACTGCCAGCCAATCCATTATCTCCCCCGCCATGCCCGCTGGTAACAGGCCCTTGTTTACTAAGATCTATGATTTCAGTTTTGTCCGTAAGAAAATCGTATCGTTCAATGATATTCAACCCGTCGCCATAGATTTCACCCCGGGTTCCAAAGATACGCGTTTTACGGTGCCCTGTTTTATTAAACGCAGTCATTGTAAACACACACGTACGGTCACCGTCAAAATCGAGGTTGACCACCTGATTATCCACAACATTGTTGTCACAAGCGAACACGCAACGGCCGTAAGGGCCTGTTTTTATGGCTTCATGTACAGCGGTATAGGTTTTCTCGTGTGTCACTACGTCCACCGGCCAGCCGAACCTATTATTCGCTGCGTGGCGAAGATATATCTTAATCGCAGAGTATGGACATGTGGACTCTACGTTGCAGTCAAAACACCGATCCGCTGCGCCTTTCGGTTGATTTGCGCGTTTGAAATACGTGAGATACCCAAAAGATGAAACTTTTCTGCACCGTACGTTCATTATATACCTTAACCAGTCCATATCATGGCATGATTTGGCTAACAACATCGGAGAGGACAGTTGTTCATTCCGCCAGTTACCCCGGACATACGAATGCGCTTGATGCCAGTACCCCACATTCTCAAGATGCTGTACAGTGACAATATCGCCAATAACACCGGAATCAAGGATTGATTTGAGGTTATGTGTAAAGTTTGTATACCGCATTACATGGCATACTGCGAAAATAATTTTGTTTTTTATAACTGCGTCAACGATACGCCGGCAGTCGGTTTCTGTGGTAGCCATAGGTTTCTCAAGCATTATGTGATAGCCGAGATTGGCAAACGCTACTGCGGGTTCCGCATGCATTTTGTCTTGTGTAGCTATGATCACAGCATCGGCAATCTTTTTTTGTCCCGCCAACTGTTTCCAATCGGTATACACATTCTCCAGAGGGATGTTATATTCTTTTACCATATAATCGCGATAAAAATCGTTGGGTTCCGCTATACCAACGATCCGCGCTCTATCGGGAAACAATTTTGCGACCCGAGAATATATACGCCCGCGATGACCTGCACCGATTACAATAAATGTTTTTTGGTTCATAGTTTATTTTTATACAACCTCCATTATTAAATACTTCATAAATCTTTTCTCTGTTACAAGGAAGATATTATACCTTATTTTCGCGTGGGTAACTTTGCGTGTTTTATGTATTACTTTCAGTAATATTATTGTTTACTTTCTGTCTATTCAGTACATGTTTGTGTTGAAGTATCATTTTATTACAGAACAAATAAATAGTTATTTGCCAGGCAATACAAAAAAAGCAGAGGGTTGGTATTATGGAATACAATGAAATGTTAAAACTATTAGGAACAAAGATTATGTCTCTCCGTAAACGCTTAGGGTATACACAGGAAATGTTGGCTGAGAAGGTTAATGT encodes:
- a CDS encoding Gfo/Idh/MocA family oxidoreductase, which gives rise to MNQKTFIVIGAGHRGRIYSRVAKLFPDRARIVGIAEPNDFYRDYMVKEYNIPLENVYTDWKQLAGQKKIADAVIIATQDKMHAEPAVAFANLGYHIMLEKPMATTETDCRRIVDAVIKNKIIFAVCHVMRYTNFTHNLKSILDSGVIGDIVTVQHLENVGYWHQAHSYVRGNWRNEQLSSPMLLAKSCHDMDWLRYIMNVRCRKVSSFGYLTYFKRANQPKGAADRCFDCNVESTCPYSAIKIYLRHAANNRFGWPVDVVTHEKTYTAVHEAIKTGPYGRCVFACDNNVVDNQVVNLDFDGDRTCVFTMTAFNKTGHRKTRIFGTRGEIYGDGLNIIERYDFLTDKTEIIDLSKQGPVTSGHGGGDNGLAGSFLDALIKDDPSTILSGPKETLESHLMVFAAEKARKENRVVDIEL